One window from the genome of Faecalibacterium sp. HTF-F encodes:
- a CDS encoding ParB/RepB/Spo0J family partition protein translates to MPIDSGNLALKGLDDLFSTEEKRQEEQREQVQQIPIDALHPFTNHPFKVLDDEAMTRTVESIAQYGVLAPLIARPRPDGDGYEIISGHRRQYAAKLAGLETLPVIVRNMDDDAAVLLMVDSNLQRETILPSERAFAYKMKLEALKNQGARSDLTSSQIGTKLRADEKVAQDLGESRNQVQRFIRLTNLIPELLDMVDEKKISFNPAVELSYLDESQQRDFLEAMQDTQNAPSLSQAQQLKKMAQQGEFSYEKAFDVMGQEKKSEKDTVTIKNETLRKYFPRSYTPKQMEEKIIQLLDAWQKKQQRRNER, encoded by the coding sequence ATGCCGATCGACAGCGGAAACTTAGCTCTGAAAGGGCTAGATGACCTGTTCTCCACCGAGGAAAAACGACAAGAGGAGCAACGGGAACAGGTGCAGCAGATTCCCATTGATGCGTTGCACCCCTTCACCAACCACCCTTTCAAGGTGCTGGACGATGAAGCCATGACCCGGACGGTGGAGAGTATTGCACAGTACGGTGTGCTGGCTCCGCTGATTGCCCGTCCCCGCCCGGATGGTGACGGCTACGAGATCATCTCCGGGCACCGCCGTCAGTATGCGGCTAAACTTGCCGGGCTAGAAACGTTGCCAGTCATCGTCCGCAATATGGATGATGATGCCGCAGTTTTGCTCATGGTGGACAGCAATCTCCAGCGTGAAACCATCTTGCCCAGCGAGAGGGCGTTCGCCTACAAAATGAAGCTGGAAGCTCTAAAAAATCAAGGTGCTAGGTCGGATTTAACTTCGTCCCAAATTGGGACGAAGTTACGAGCGGATGAAAAAGTGGCACAGGATTTAGGTGAAAGCCGCAATCAAGTCCAGCGGTTCATCCGCCTGACCAACCTTATCCCGGAACTGCTGGACATGGTAGACGAAAAGAAAATCTCCTTCAATCCCGCTGTGGAGCTGTCCTATCTGGACGAAAGCCAACAGCGGGATTTTTTAGAAGCCATGCAGGACACCCAGAATGCGCCGTCCTTATCGCAGGCGCAGCAACTGAAAAAGATGGCACAGCAGGGAGAGTTCAGCTACGAAAAAGCCTTTGATGTGATGGGACAGGAGAAAAAGAGCGAGAAAGACACCGTGACCATCAAAAATGAGACCCTGCGGAAGTATTTCCCCCGCAGTTACACGCCCAAACAGATGGAGGAGAAGATCATCCAGCTTCTGGATGCGTGGCAGAAAAAGCAGCAGCGCCGCAACGAGCGCTGA
- a CDS encoding ParA family protein: MAKKATIIAVTNQKGGVGKSTTCENLGIGLAMEGKKVLLVDTDPQGSLTISMGWQQPDELPSTLSTLMQKAMNDQSIPPGEGVLHHAEGVDLIPANIELAGLEVALVNSMNREKMLKQVLDSAKREYDFILLDYMPSLGMLTINALAAADAALIPVQAQYLSAKGLEQLLQTVQKVRRQINPKLKIEGILLTMTDSRTNYGKQISNLIRQAYGKHLKVFEQTIPRSVRAAETSAVGKSIFQHDPKGKVAEAYKSLAKEVQADADRQRKLSSERAR, encoded by the coding sequence ATCGCAAAGAAAGCTACGATTATCGCAGTCACCAATCAAAAAGGCGGTGTAGGGAAAAGCACCACCTGTGAGAATCTGGGCATCGGGCTGGCGATGGAGGGCAAAAAAGTCCTGTTGGTGGATACTGATCCACAGGGGTCGCTGACTATCAGCATGGGCTGGCAGCAGCCCGACGAACTGCCCTCCACTCTCTCCACCCTGATGCAGAAAGCCATGAACGACCAGAGCATTCCGCCCGGCGAGGGCGTTCTGCACCATGCAGAGGGCGTTGACCTGATTCCGGCTAACATCGAACTGGCAGGGCTGGAAGTGGCATTGGTGAACAGCATGAACCGGGAAAAGATGCTGAAACAGGTGCTGGACAGTGCCAAACGAGAGTACGATTTTATTCTGCTAGACTATATGCCCTCGCTGGGGATGCTCACCATCAATGCACTGGCGGCGGCAGACGCTGCCCTGATTCCCGTGCAGGCGCAGTATCTTTCCGCAAAAGGTCTGGAACAGCTTTTGCAGACGGTGCAGAAAGTCCGGCGGCAGATCAATCCGAAACTGAAAATCGAGGGTATTCTGCTGACCATGACCGACAGCCGCACCAACTACGGAAAGCAGATCAGCAATCTGATCCGGCAGGCATACGGAAAGCACCTGAAGGTGTTTGAGCAGACCATTCCCCGCTCTGTCCGAGCGGCTGAAACCAGTGCCGTGGGCAAGAGCATTTTCCAGCACGACCCCAAGGGTAAGGTGGCAGAAGCCTACAAATCTCTTGCAAAGGAGGTGCAGGCGGATGCCGATCGACAGCGGAAACTTAGCTCTGAAAGGGCTAGATGA
- a CDS encoding DUF6017 domain-containing protein, with translation MTLDYFYGQSGELFSYFRIPKALFQDCRFRQLSTDARTLYGILLDRMSLSAKNGWLDEQGRVYIIYTVREVQESLCCGEHKAVKLFRELEDIDLIERKRRGLGRPSLIYVKDFSSGLPKAQVQNCPNSNSGAAESAILVQPKPQANKTDKNKTEWNDPDPIYSGGIREQLEDYFYQSLEVDLLLRLCPDDEDTIYQIMDLLVDTCSTKRKMLRIAGDDKPTKVVRSRLKKLNADHIRFVLDSLAENTAPVRNMKQYLLAMLYNAPTTMNLYYQNKTNHDFARGSPKAG, from the coding sequence ATGACGCTGGACTACTTCTATGGTCAGTCGGGCGAATTGTTCTCCTATTTCCGCATCCCCAAAGCACTGTTCCAAGACTGCCGTTTCCGGCAGCTCTCCACCGATGCCCGGACGCTGTACGGCATTCTGCTGGACCGCATGAGTCTGTCTGCAAAGAACGGCTGGCTGGACGAGCAAGGCCGGGTGTATATCATCTACACTGTCCGGGAAGTGCAGGAATCCCTCTGCTGCGGCGAGCACAAGGCGGTCAAGCTGTTCCGGGAACTGGAGGACATCGACCTCATTGAGCGCAAGCGCCGTGGTCTGGGCAGACCCAGCCTGATCTACGTCAAGGACTTTTCCTCCGGCTTGCCAAAAGCGCAAGTACAGAATTGCCCAAACAGCAATTCAGGCGCTGCCGAAAGCGCAATTCTGGTGCAGCCAAAACCGCAAGCAAATAAGACTGATAAGAATAAGACAGAGTGGAACGATCCTGACCCTATCTATTCCGGGGGCATCCGGGAGCAGCTTGAGGATTATTTTTATCAGTCTTTGGAGGTGGACCTCTTGCTCCGGCTCTGCCCGGACGATGAGGACACCATCTATCAAATCATGGACTTGCTTGTGGACACCTGTTCCACCAAACGCAAGATGTTGCGGATTGCCGGAGATGACAAGCCCACCAAGGTGGTACGCAGCCGGCTGAAAAAGCTGAACGCCGACCACATCCGTTTTGTGCTGGATTCTCTGGCAGAAAATACCGCCCCGGTGCGGAACATGAAGCAGTATCTGCTGGCGATGCTCTACAATGCGCCCACCACCATGAACCTCTACTATCAGAACAAGACGAACCACGACTTTGCGCGTGGTTCACCGAAGGCGGGGTGA
- a CDS encoding AAA family ATPase, whose protein sequence is MKLQTIRVKNFKNFTSAADGGFIEIALNGKSTVFYGNNGSGKSTLLSAVCYAAWPFINRLNNAQGTGYRTLDKEQLHIGQRSGSSARYGTGIVLQLDGETFEITKEMEKTASGRVNAVNASQQSKQAVDLAQFFNEHYLADDDTVAGDDCPKQNMPVFLNYGTNRLVLDVPLRIRKKHSFSKRTALERALENRLDFRTFFEWFRNQEDFENEQKSIKRDWDYRDPALECVRKAALSMLDDAEEIKVRRNPLRMVVIRNDKEYRVDQLSDGEKCTLALLGDIARRVAMANPCRENPMEGEGIVLIDELDLHMHPAWQRKILSVLRKLFPNIQFLITTHSPQILGEVDRSYNLFMLEKNADGESELHDRYLYGKDSDSILRADMNVTVRTSEAEELFERFYHALDQDDYTVAETVLDEMNSKLGDDPEIVKCRTQLDFSRM, encoded by the coding sequence GTGAAACTGCAAACAATTCGAGTGAAAAATTTCAAAAATTTCACTTCAGCAGCAGATGGTGGCTTTATTGAAATCGCTTTGAATGGTAAATCCACAGTCTTTTATGGCAACAATGGCTCAGGTAAATCGACTCTCCTCAGTGCAGTTTGCTATGCTGCATGGCCTTTTATCAACAGGCTGAACAATGCTCAAGGAACGGGATACCGAACATTAGATAAGGAACAACTGCATATTGGTCAGCGCAGTGGAAGTAGTGCGCGATATGGTACCGGTATTGTGTTACAGCTTGACGGAGAAACATTCGAGATCACAAAAGAAATGGAAAAAACCGCATCTGGTCGAGTGAATGCGGTCAATGCAAGTCAGCAAAGTAAGCAAGCGGTTGATTTAGCACAGTTTTTTAATGAACATTATCTGGCGGACGATGATACAGTTGCCGGAGATGATTGCCCGAAGCAGAATATGCCTGTGTTTCTAAATTACGGAACAAATAGACTTGTTCTGGATGTTCCATTAAGGATACGCAAAAAGCATTCTTTCTCCAAAAGAACAGCATTGGAAAGAGCATTGGAAAACAGGCTTGATTTCCGTACTTTTTTCGAGTGGTTTCGCAATCAGGAAGACTTTGAAAATGAGCAGAAAAGTATAAAACGCGATTGGGATTATCGCGATCCTGCGTTGGAGTGTGTGCGAAAAGCAGCCCTCTCAATGCTGGACGATGCTGAAGAAATCAAAGTGCGTCGGAATCCTCTCCGAATGGTTGTCATACGCAATGATAAAGAATATCGCGTAGACCAACTGTCAGATGGTGAAAAGTGTACGCTAGCCTTGCTGGGAGACATTGCTCGCCGCGTGGCAATGGCGAACCCCTGCCGTGAGAACCCGATGGAGGGAGAGGGCATCGTACTGATTGATGAACTTGATCTGCATATGCACCCTGCGTGGCAGAGGAAAATACTATCAGTGCTTCGGAAACTTTTCCCAAACATTCAGTTTTTGATTACAACGCACTCTCCGCAGATTCTTGGGGAAGTGGATAGAAGCTACAATTTGTTTATGCTTGAGAAAAATGCTGATGGCGAAAGCGAGCTACACGATCGTTATCTATACGGTAAGGATTCTGACAGCATTCTCCGTGCGGATATGAATGTTACTGTTCGCACATCCGAAGCTGAAGAATTGTTTGAAAGGTTTTATCATGCTCTCGACCAAGATGATTATACGGTTGCTGAAACCGTTCTCGACGAGATGAATTCTAAGCTGGGTGATGACCCTGAAATTGTAAAGTGTCGCACACAGTTGGATTTCAGCCGTATGTGA
- a CDS encoding retron system putative HNH endonuclease, whose protein sequence is MIHIVKKHEPKELKEYRESESCTGVRPTYDSMSSDLHEYVLSKLVEEQGGLCAYCMCRIPETDKKTGSTLKCTIEHIEPQSLTRGTENWKKELEYSNFLAVCSGNENRGALCCDKSRGNKKLFLTPLNPECNHLIQYSYSGKILAAETIPAKEDRDEINRELNDILNLNDGKDLKTKRKNALDGMLSVLQKQHKDQDIEECRRKLRELEAPRGQKVEYVGILIFWLKKHIQRLESRG, encoded by the coding sequence ATGATACACATTGTGAAAAAACACGAGCCAAAGGAATTAAAGGAATACCGTGAAAGCGAATCCTGCACTGGTGTACGACCGACTTACGATTCCATGAGTAGCGACCTGCATGAGTATGTTTTGTCAAAGTTGGTGGAAGAACAGGGAGGACTGTGTGCATACTGTATGTGCAGAATTCCCGAAACCGACAAAAAAACAGGGAGTACATTGAAGTGTACGATTGAGCATATTGAACCTCAGAGCCTGACGAGGGGCACTGAAAACTGGAAAAAAGAATTGGAGTACAGTAACTTTCTTGCAGTATGCTCAGGAAATGAAAACAGAGGAGCTTTATGTTGCGATAAATCAAGAGGGAACAAAAAACTTTTTTTGACACCATTAAATCCTGAGTGCAATCATTTGATTCAATACTCTTACAGCGGCAAGATACTGGCTGCCGAAACGATACCTGCTAAAGAGGACCGGGATGAAATCAATCGTGAACTAAATGATATTCTGAATCTGAACGATGGTAAGGACTTGAAAACCAAGAGAAAAAATGCTCTTGATGGTATGCTGTCGGTATTGCAAAAGCAGCATAAAGATCAAGATATTGAAGAGTGCAGAAGAAAGTTAAGAGAGCTGGAAGCACCCAGAGGTCAAAAAGTTGAATACGTCGGGATTTTAATATTTTGGCTAAAGAAACATATTCAACGTCTTGAAAGCAGAGGATAA